A region of Acidimicrobiales bacterium DNA encodes the following proteins:
- a CDS encoding cell division protein CrgA — protein MASKQGPGNAARKGRSSGRATGRAVTRPATPSGRYTPPIPRSVKVSPKWMGPLILVLLIVGALVIVLNYFNVLPAGPSNWYLVGGIVLIAGGFVVATQYR, from the coding sequence ATGGCGAGCAAGCAGGGCCCCGGCAACGCGGCGCGCAAGGGTCGTTCCTCCGGGCGGGCGACGGGGCGGGCCGTGACCCGTCCGGCGACGCCCAGTGGGCGATACACCCCGCCGATCCCGCGCAGTGTCAAGGTGAGCCCCAAGTGGATGGGGCCGCTCATCCTGGTGCTGCTGATCGTCGGCGCGCTCGTCATCGTCCTGAACTACTTCAACGTGCTGCCGGCCGGGCCGAGCAACTGGTACCTCGTCGGCGGGATCGTCCTGATCGCCGGGGGCTTCGTCGTCGC
- a CDS encoding aminodeoxychorismate/anthranilate synthase component II has product MGTRVLLVDNYDSFTYNLVQELGELGAEPVVYRNDAIDVAGIRASGADGVIISPGPGRPEDGGVSMAVVAELGGELPILGVCLGHQCIGQVFGGRVVQAPELMHGKTSAIFHTGVGVFADMPNPFEATRYHSLVVERDSLPDVLEVTAETADGVVMGLRHRELPVEGVQFHPESILTSAGPDLLANFLGALGADRR; this is encoded by the coding sequence GTGGGCACCCGGGTCCTGCTCGTCGACAACTACGACTCCTTCACCTACAACCTGGTGCAGGAGCTGGGCGAGCTCGGCGCCGAGCCCGTCGTCTACCGCAACGACGCCATCGACGTGGCCGGCATCCGGGCGTCGGGCGCCGACGGCGTCATCATCAGCCCGGGCCCGGGGCGCCCCGAGGACGGGGGCGTGAGCATGGCCGTCGTGGCCGAGCTCGGCGGCGAGCTCCCGATCCTGGGCGTGTGCCTGGGGCACCAGTGCATCGGACAGGTCTTCGGCGGCCGCGTCGTCCAGGCGCCCGAGCTCATGCACGGCAAGACGTCCGCCATCTTCCATACCGGCGTCGGCGTCTTCGCCGACATGCCCAACCCCTTCGAGGCCACCCGCTACCACTCGCTCGTGGTGGAGCGAGACTCGCTGCCCGACGTGCTCGAGGTCACCGCCGAGACCGCCGACGGCGTCGTCATGGGGCTGCGCCACCGCGAGCTGCCCGTCGAGGGCGTGCAGTTCCACCCCGAGTCCATCCTGACCTCGGCGGGTCCCGACCTCCTCGCCAACTTCCTCGGGGCGTTGGGAGCCGACCGGCGCTGA